The genomic DNA CGAGCGACTGCAGCATCACCGGTGAGAAGTCCTGTCCCTCATCGATGATGATGTGTGTGTAGCAGCGCTCGTTGTCGTCGTTGCGGAACTCTGTGAGGACGGTCTGAGCCAGGTCGTCCCAGTCGTAAGGCTTGCCGCTGGCGTTCCTCAGGGCCCGGTAACTTTCGTAGGCGACGAAGACTTGTGCTCGCTCGTTCTGGGGAACACGAGAGCCTGTGCGTCCATCCTGCTCGGCATCGAAGTAGTCGTCGGCTGATCGAATGCCGTTTTGCGAGAGCCATTGGAACTCCTCCACGAGGAAATCGATGGGCCGACCGAAGACTTGGGTCGTCACCCCAGTTCGCCTCAGGCCGTCGATCGCACGCTGGGCATAAGCAGCCGCGAGGTCTGGGCTCGCGATGGCGTTGCGCTCCATCTTGCCGCGACTCGCGAGATAGCCGCGCGCGAAGTGATGGTAGTTGCGAACGTGGACTTGACCGAGCCCCGCGCCCAGCGATTGCAGGTACGCGACGAGACACTTGTTGAACGTGACCAAGAGAGTGCGGCCACCATGGTCCGTGTTCGGGTTCGCGAGGTACGCCGCTCGGTGGATGGCCAGCGTGGTCTTCCCGCTACCCGCGGTGCCGAGGACGACGGTGTGGCCCGAGGCAGGAAGGGCCAGAACCTCTTTCTGTCGTCCAACGGGGGTTGGAAGCATCGCGGACATCTCAGCTTCCCGGCGC from Verrucomicrobiia bacterium includes the following:
- a CDS encoding DEAD/DEAH box helicase, whose product is MRREAEMSAMLPTPVGRQKEVLALPASGHTVVLGTAGSGKTTLAIHRAAYLANPNTDHGGRTLLVTFNKCLVAYLQSLGAGLGQVHVRNYHHFARGYLASRGKMERNAIASPDLAAAYAQRAIDGLRRTGVTTQVFGRPIDFLVEEFQWLSQNGIRSADDYFDAEQDGRTGSRVPQNERAQVFVAYESYRALRNASGKPYDWDDLAQTVLTEFRNDDNERCYTHIIIDEGQDFSPVMLQSLAAAIPAGGSLTFFGDMAQQIYGHKISWRSAGLNAPKVWKFEENYRNSRQIAQLALAIARSPHYRGLADLVEPKSPTADGPPPALVGFKVETEEMQFVATRAQKLAETGTVAVLFRDREIEQNLPQLLPVHATRLHRELNVWSRGPKLFYGTYHSAKGLEFDSVLVPFASSSRLPHPPDVVAFGCDDAAARNTKLLYVAVTRAKSNLIITHTGDPTPLLPLSDGLLQRSQR